A DNA window from Trypanosoma brucei brucei TREU927 chromosome 10, whole genome shotgun sequence contains the following coding sequences:
- a CDS encoding dynein light chain, putative, with translation MAGTTAIVKDSAMSRELQQDCIDCAAHALHVMGLNEQTAMAQFITRELNSKYGSRFHCVVGRSFGSYVGHDSQYFIYFLIGDCAFLIWRTVDTFEERVFYAAVDDIAVGNKYYSCEKNTCVDEKLGQTSM, from the coding sequence ATGGCGGGCACCACCGCTATAGTAAAGGACTCGGCAATGTCTCGAGAATTGCAGCAAGACTGCATTGACTGTGCCGCGCATGCACTACACGTCATGGGGCTGAATGAGCAGACCGCGATGGCACAGTTCATCACGCGCGAACTCAATAGCAAATACGGATCACGTTTCCACTGTGTTGTAGGACGCTCCTTCGGTTCATATGTTGGTCATGACAGCCAGTACTTCATCTACTTCCTGATCGGTGATTGTGCGTTTCTGATCTGGCGCACCGTAGATACCTTCGAAGAGCGTGTGTTTTATGCAGCGGTGGACGACATAGCCGTCGGAAACAAATATTATAGTTGCGAAAAAAACACCTGTGTTGATGAGAAGCTGGGACAAACGTCAATGTAA
- a CDS encoding FKBP-type peptidyl-prolyl cis-trans isomerase conserved, protein MYGVECFRPLGLAAFMLAVLSVVRVATSEDDPNKLTPQERIDRYRKRVARSFLLKMAEEPGAMTLPSGVVVHVLNRGGGGRSAAVDDECTVHYTGTLKDGTVFDSSRDRGQPFKLKLGQVIVGWQEVLQLMRPGDRWKVFIPPEHGYGARGAGPKIPPHSALVFDMELISIEGGGNGRTEKEVEEVLKGYAGKGDL, encoded by the coding sequence ATGTATGGTGTTGAGTGTTTTCGGCCACTTGGCCTCGCCGCCTTTATGTTGGCAGTCCTTTCGGTCGTGCGGGTCGCAACATCAGAAGATGACCCAAACAAACTGACGCCGCAGGAGCGCATAGATAGATACCGCAAACGAGTTGCGCGGTCGTTCCTCCTTAAGATGGCTGAAGAACCCGGTGCCATGACGCTCCCCTCAGGCGTCGTTGTTCACGTGCTCAACCGCGGCGGTGGTGGACGGTCGGCTGCTGTTGATGATGAATGCACCGTTCACTACACAGGAACACTGAAGGATGGAACTGTGTTTGACAGCTCACGAGATCGCGGACAGCCCTTCAAACTTAAGCTGGGCCAAGTGATTGTTGGTTGGCAGGAGGTCCTCCAACTGATGCGACCCGGCGACCGCTGGAAAGTTTTCATCCCACCTGAACACGGCTACGGTGCGAGAGGTGCAGGCCCAAAGATCCCACCCCACTCCGCACTGGTGTTTGACATGGAGTTGATTTCCATTGAAGGCGGCGGCAACGGTCGCACTGAaaaggaggtggaggaagttCTCAAGGGTTACGCGGGGAAGGGAGACTTGTAA
- a CDS encoding FKBP-type peptidyl-prolyl cis-trans isomerase conserved, with translation MNNGDNSSVGSISAPPRQRHKFGTRTAEGIAAPVAAGGIITRGGNFQKPTPSSDDSAASTEDLSLLLWCSVGVFLLLYVISGRFHNLYITPEDNDKAEQNFLQYLSERWSREGDAIITKASNDASFTQHGDGRIYFRVMNQTFPIKESTPPRVVSKVSLPEVSSDNRWRGDLKNATSEAAMEWRNLTQTMQCAGIDGPLIFHLVAFLSSGVRFVSTYVPPGKPEIRSVGAHIPCLNAILPLMCKGDKWEIICPPEMAFGSHGFQEVPPSATTIWQVFMLDVTKSGPRTRAHVQKLLAAATRRHSGEAPITRRELYERAMRARGKLLGNGEGTL, from the coding sequence ATGAACAATGGCGATAATTCCTCCGTAGGAAGCATCAGCGCTCCACCGCGGCAGAGACACAAGTTTGGCACCCGCACAGCTGAAGGTATCGCAGCACCCGTAGCGGCGGGGGGGATAATAACACGTGGAGGGAATTTTCAGAAGCCAACTCCCTCAAGTGACGACTCCGCGGCCTCAACAGAAGATTTATCTCTGCTCTTGTGGTGTAGCGTCGGGGTTTTCTTGTTGCTGTACGTGATCAGTGGGCGGTTTCACAACCTCTATATAACTCCGGAGGATAATGATAAGGCGGAACAAAATTTCCTCCAATATTTGTCTGAGCGTTGGTCTCGCGAAGGTGATGCAATCATCACAAAGGCGTCAAATGATGCCAGTTTTACGCAGCACGGTGATGGACGTATTTATTTCCGCGTAATGAATCAAACCTTTCCTATTAAGGAGTCCACGCCGCCACGCGTTGTGTCAAAAGTATCTCTTCCGGAAGTAAGCAGTGACAACCGGTGGCGCGGTGATTTGAAAAATGCCACAAGTGAGGCAGCCATGGAGTGGCGTAACCTGACTCAGACGATGCAATGCGCTGGAATCGATGGGCCACTCATTTTTCACCTTGTCGCGTTTCTTTCGAGTGGCGTGCGCTTTGTGAGTACATATGTTCCACCAGGGAAGCCTGAGATACGGTCAGTGGGAGCCCACATTCCATGTCTGAATGCCATTCTGCCATTGATGTGCAAAGGTGACAAATGGGAAATTATCTGCCCTCCTGAGATGGCATTCGGATCCCACGGATTTCAGGAGGTGCCCCCATCTGCGACAACAATCTGGCAGGTTTTCATGTTGGATGTGACTAAAAGCGGGCCACGCACGCGGGCACACGTGCAAAAGCTCCTCGCGGCAGCGACACGACGTCATTCCGGCGAGGCGCCGATTACTCGAAGGGAATTGTACGAAAGGGCAATGCGAGCCCGTGGGAAACTGTTGGGTAACGGTGAAGGCACACTGTAA
- a CDS encoding uncharacterized protein (similar over 81aa to Early endosome antigen 1 (Endosome-associated protein p162). (Swiss-Prot:Q15075) (Homo sapiens;); UniProt:Q18930 kinase anchor protein {Caenorhabditis elegans;}): MDPSRALQEGSEVSALNSTDNFQFPAQALTECTECNGDVAASSFARLSTDGEGGRASEKEGDSPDQMDNDNSEGGEFDIFEGVAPGVSKCSTPQTEGTYADRQPPQLSNALERETSQEINRIENKVDAVRIDSSTVNTSDDFISTVFDDVDRSPSPFIVLDHVEDGGCLTYQGTVDSAMLPLKEERARILQRLGMLRATEQSRRQQLCRKYEGEVNMRMVSLAVTAAEQIDAPYGNSTYLTSSSVVSTNLDTQHNEAEEREQEQDQDQVLPQDSRRGETTVTRGVMAGCSTTVSKEVTGSVREGASLVCDQVDNVESDEDEPHFTERLTMLDCMTQECYKGLVQEGEFFSGEAESMVSENSADTDSSGDGVHSRADNMTVCDSVDCNKLHTAPSEGFYIPVPMDRTGQVEYVFNGDDAQRRLKFRREEYELQRALGRVEGKIDALTACRLSKGIHYWQSDDSTDSCPRCGKVFSFTVRRHHCRRCGVLLCNDCCSQVGRDMYVQVRTSAVTSSDVGPSHGSSSSQRTTGNATDDAWLFGTCEPTGSGDTREKRPGSTPNSLQPNQTISDTWQYQGSSSNNNSLPNCICLPNNGRRDYRGRGGLKVRYVPWVRICNACYLVCLRARLGGNYKPILEDNRRRFHVLKEEEQSLLCINSTWEMRWAQLNVLKHVVIERTVHMAHDQVQQAVGVLSDWLQEWRLCLKP; this comes from the coding sequence ATGGACCCCTCGAGAGCGTTGCAGGAGGGTTCTGAGGTCTCTGCACTGAACTCAACGGATAATTTTCAGTTTCCCGCGCAGGCCCTTACGGAATGTACGGAATGCAACGGGGATGTGGCGGCTTCAAGCTTTGCAAGGCTCTCGACGGATGGTGAAGGCGGTAGAGcaagtgaaaaggaaggtgaCTCACCGGATCAGATGGATAATGACAACAGTGAAGGGGGCgaatttgatatttttgaaGGCGTGGCCCCCGGCGTCTCGAAATGCTCCACTCCACAAACCGAGGGCACGTACGCGGACCGACAACCCCCTCAGCTCTCCAACGCATTGGAGCGGGAAACTTCGCAGGAAATAAACCGCATTGAAAATAAAGTAGATGCTGTACGCATTGACAGTAGCACAGTTAACACCTCAGACGACTTTATAAGTACCGTATTCGACGACGTTGACAGGTCCCCATCCCCATTCATTGTGTTGGACCATGTGGAGGACGGAGGCTGTCTTACGTATCAGGGGACCGTGGACTCGGCCATGCTTCCGCTAAAAGAGGAGCGGGCGCGAATACTGCAGCGACTCGGGATGTTGCGTGCCACTGAGCAAAGCCGGAGGCAGCAGCTTTGTAGAAAGTATGAGGGAGAGGTAAACATGCGAATGGTGTCGCTAGCGGTAACCGCAGCTGAACAGATAGATGCGCCGTATGGAAATAGTACGTATCTGACCTCCTCAAGTGTAGTTTCCACTAACCTTGATACCCAACACAATGAAGCGGAAGAACGAGAACAAGAACAAGACCAAGACCAAGTTCTCCCCCAGGACAGTAGAAGGGGAGAAACTACTGTAACTCGGGGAGTAATGGCGGGCTGTTCGACAACAGTATCAAAGGAAGTAACAGGTAGCGTCCGGGAGGGAGCCTCCCTCGTGTGCGATCAAGTTGATAATGTAGAGAGTGACGAGGATGAACCTCATTTCACCGAAAGACTAACAATGTTGGACTGCATGACACAGGAGTGCTACAAGGGACTAGTCCAAGAGGGTGAGTTTTTTTCTGGTGAAGCAGAAAGTATGGTTAGCGAAAACAGTGCGGATACCGACTCCAGTGGAGACGGGGTACACAGCCGCGCTGATAACATGACGGTGTGTGACAGTGTCGATTGTAATAAGCTACACACGGCGCCGTCAGAAGGTTTTTACATACCAGTACCCATGGACAGAACAGGACAAGTGGAATACGTCTTCAATGGAGATGACGCGCAGAGACGGTTGAAGTTTCGTAGAGAGGAATATGAGTTGCAGAGGGCTTTGGGTCGAGTAGAGGGGAAGATAGACGCCCTAACAGCGTGTCGCCTCAGCAAAGGCATTCACTACTGGCAGAGCGACGATTCAACTGACAGCTGCCCGCGCTGTGGCAAAGTTTTCTCATTCACTGTGCGGCGGCATCACTGCCGGCGTTGTGGGGTGTTGCTGTGTAACGACTGCTGTTCACAGGTTGGGCGAGATATGTATGTGCAGGTGCGCACTAGTGCAGTCACAAGTTCGGACGTGGGGCCTTCCCATGGTTCGTCTTCATCCCAGCGCACTACGGGAAATGCCACGGACGACGCATGGCTATTCGGTACATGTGAGCCTACTGGTTCTGGGGACACACGGGAAAAAAGACCTGGAAGCACTCCCAACTCACTTCAACCTAACCAAACCATTAGTGACACCTGGCAATACCAGGGGAGtagcagtaacaacaacagtctGCCCAATTGTATATGCCTGCCAAACAACGGACGACGGGATTATCGTGGGCGGGGTGGCCTGAAGGTGCGGTATGTCCCGTGGGTCCGCATTTGCAATGCCTGTTATCTTGTCTGCCTTCGCGCCCGACTTGGAGGGAATTATAAACCCATTCTTGAGGACAATCGCCGCCGCTTCCATGTCCTTAAAGAGGAGGAACAGTCCCTTTTGTGTATCAATAGTACATGGGAAATGCGATGGGCACAACTAAATGTACTGAAACATGTCGTCATTGAGCGAACAGTGCATATGGCCCACGACCAGGTGCAGCAAGCGGTTGGGGTATTGTCCGATTGGCTTCAAGAGTGGCGGTTATGCCTCAAAccgtaa